Proteins encoded by one window of Chondromyces crocatus:
- a CDS encoding glycosyltransferase encodes MQPLVSVLLPYRNAAETLDEALESVLSEREIDLEIIAVNDGSNDAGPVLVERRAAVDPRIVPISTAGVGIARALSQATAMSRGEFVARMDADDVSINERLQKQVAALSRDPHLGVVGARVEAFADGDLGEGMRRYVEWLNGIITPEDHVREIFVESPLCHPSVMMRRAALDTVGGFQETRWAEDYDLWLRMIGAGVRMAKIPEVGLRWRHRAGRATFTDPRYALARFIEAKGYYLAARLRREGKPVAVWGAGRTGRRVSAALRENGVSPGLFVDIDPRKIGRIAQGAPIVDPAGLERGQWTVVVAVGARGARSLIRGHLDGEGFVEGSDYICAS; translated from the coding sequence ATGCAGCCCCTGGTCTCCGTGCTTCTACCCTACCGAAACGCAGCCGAGACGCTGGACGAAGCGCTCGAGAGCGTGCTCTCGGAGCGAGAGATCGATCTCGAAATCATCGCCGTGAATGATGGTTCCAACGATGCAGGCCCGGTCCTCGTGGAGCGAAGGGCAGCCGTCGATCCGCGCATCGTGCCCATCTCCACCGCGGGCGTCGGCATCGCGCGCGCGCTCTCGCAGGCAACGGCGATGTCGCGCGGCGAGTTCGTGGCTCGCATGGATGCGGACGACGTATCCATCAACGAGCGGCTGCAGAAGCAAGTTGCTGCGCTGTCCCGAGATCCTCACCTCGGCGTGGTGGGAGCGCGTGTGGAAGCCTTCGCCGACGGCGACTTGGGGGAAGGCATGCGCCGCTATGTGGAGTGGCTGAACGGGATCATCACGCCCGAGGATCATGTCCGCGAGATCTTCGTCGAGTCACCGCTCTGCCATCCATCGGTGATGATGCGACGGGCTGCGCTCGACACCGTGGGAGGCTTTCAGGAGACGCGTTGGGCCGAGGACTATGACCTGTGGCTGAGAATGATCGGCGCTGGCGTGCGGATGGCGAAAATTCCGGAGGTGGGGCTGCGCTGGCGGCATCGCGCTGGGAGAGCGACCTTCACGGATCCTCGGTATGCACTCGCGCGCTTCATCGAAGCGAAGGGGTACTATCTCGCGGCTCGACTGCGGCGAGAAGGCAAGCCCGTCGCGGTGTGGGGCGCGGGGCGGACAGGCCGCCGCGTGAGCGCCGCGCTGAGAGAGAATGGCGTCTCGCCGGGTCTGTTCGTCGACATCGACCCGCGCAAGATCGGACGGATCGCCCAGGGGGCGCCCATCGTGGACCCGGCAGGCCTGGAGCGCGGGCAGTGGACGGTGGTCGTTGCAGTGGGGGCGCGAGGGGCGCGGTCGCTGATCCGGGGACACCTCGACGGCGAGGGGTTCGTGGAGGGCAGCGACTACATCTGTGCGTCGTAG
- a CDS encoding YlxR family protein: MCVGCGERVAFDSSEASSPLVRLILAPEGAIAVDPGNGGFGRGAHVHARPECLAKAVQRGLPRAARGRVHSIYLDDALEPSPALPEAPNLPEGADPRPEVETSERTAGPRAVALTAETLALAIRQAMTRRVEGLIRSAVRSRAAAIGADAASQSLDRGAPLAVVACDAAAGSQLSHVQSAIASGRAVAWGTKVSLGKLAGGRREQGVAVMAITSVRLASAILDSVHVADACMSVEQGTVRGVKRPARRPREESNSSEGGNKRAETGESRQQAESPRAHAAEVSGATGHGEARKSLQRGAPRRKHEAGASNDEKMSARGGTGSDAAARRSRRGWARRTGNVERGA, encoded by the coding sequence ATGTGTGTGGGCTGTGGTGAGCGTGTTGCATTCGACTCGTCCGAGGCGTCATCTCCGCTCGTGCGCCTGATTCTGGCTCCGGAGGGAGCGATCGCGGTCGACCCTGGCAACGGGGGGTTCGGGCGAGGCGCTCACGTTCATGCGCGGCCAGAGTGTTTGGCGAAGGCCGTACAACGGGGCCTTCCGCGGGCTGCGCGGGGTCGAGTTCATTCGATCTACCTGGATGACGCGCTGGAGCCGTCTCCTGCTCTCCCCGAAGCTCCCAACCTCCCCGAGGGTGCCGACCCGCGCCCAGAAGTCGAGACATCGGAGCGCACGGCAGGCCCTCGAGCGGTCGCGTTGACAGCGGAGACGCTGGCGCTGGCCATCCGCCAGGCAATGACCCGTCGGGTGGAGGGGCTGATTCGATCGGCCGTGCGGTCACGTGCTGCGGCCATTGGTGCCGACGCCGCCTCGCAGTCCCTGGACCGAGGTGCTCCGCTCGCGGTCGTCGCTTGCGATGCAGCGGCTGGATCTCAGCTCTCTCACGTGCAGTCCGCCATTGCTTCGGGCCGCGCTGTTGCATGGGGGACGAAGGTCTCCCTCGGCAAGCTGGCGGGAGGTCGTCGGGAACAGGGAGTTGCTGTAATGGCGATCACCTCTGTGAGGCTGGCGTCAGCCATCCTGGACTCCGTACATGTGGCAGACGCCTGCATGAGCGTCGAGCAAGGCACGGTGAGGGGGGTCAAGCGCCCAGCGAGGAGACCACGCGAGGAGTCGAATTCCTCGGAAGGTGGGAACAAGCGCGCAGAGACCGGTGAGTCGAGGCAACAAGCTGAGTCTCCCCGGGCGCATGCTGCCGAGGTGTCCGGTGCGACTGGGCACGGTGAGGCGAGAAAATCCCTGCAGCGCGGTGCGCCCCGTCGTAAACACGAAGCGGGCGCGTCGAACGATGAGAAGATGAGTGCTCGTGGCGGTACGGGGAGCGACGCGGCGGCGCGTCGAAGCCGGCGCGGGTGGGCGAGGCGGACTGGTAACGTGGAGCGAGGTGCATGA
- a CDS encoding carboxypeptidase regulatory-like domain-containing protein produces MNQPNLWGSTGLMRTSYAGSGAPGTFRVAFVMDWFSTSGFLCDPDDSTPAGVPIVCGPNAAKDSASHVGAFFTLNATPFSWLEGYANIRTYANSNDQGRPTLLQVLGDTTFGVKAFTPPKIGKLFTFGGEIQLMLLNGTGSVGLAGGGTSAAFRGLATMDLRKPHGKGFPLRTHLNLGYKLDNSGKLVEDVEIQRAQAFTDGRTRQPISRIERFGLGINKVDFFQISLGAELPFRWVQPYLEYSVDVPVNRQGYECHTGRVSRGDVCLGLDDFSSSDPVNQGGPGYAAVPSRLSLGARVTPFSKAFRGLSAQLGLDIGLSATSTFIEEVAPQAPWTLYFGLGYAYDTREKKPPPPPAPPPPPPPQVQVVPAPQTFVRGLVHEQNKPEIVVADAIVSFEGGSQAPVATGPDGRFVTRHLEPGTYTFSIKAPGFKPGTCSATVTSSSADAPSGQPQPFGQPQPFGQPQPFGQPQPFGQPQQFGQPQPQPFGQPQPFGQPQQFGQPQPQPFGQPQPFGQPQQFGQPQPFGQPQQFGQPQPFGQPQQFGQPQPFGQPQQFGQPNAPGVPAPGQGSSQGPSYVEIACALEAEPKVGTLLGTVKDAESGDIVAGAVVRITDASGKEQSVTADASGNFQMKDLPPGQLSMKVEAQGYMNHVDQADIRASEDTRATVSVNKRPKRGLVNLLGNELRISKQIHFETDSAKILGDSNALLEEIADVLQRNPNIRKVEIQGHTDNTGGREHNQKLSDSRASSVRTWLVKAGVDGNRLTSKGYGQDRPIAPNVTPANKAKNRRVQFIITEKN; encoded by the coding sequence ATGAACCAGCCCAACCTCTGGGGCTCGACGGGCTTGATGCGCACCTCCTATGCGGGGTCGGGCGCACCAGGAACATTCCGCGTCGCGTTCGTGATGGACTGGTTCTCCACGAGCGGCTTCCTGTGCGATCCCGACGACAGCACCCCCGCCGGTGTGCCCATCGTGTGCGGCCCCAACGCCGCGAAGGACTCGGCCAGCCATGTCGGCGCGTTCTTCACCTTGAATGCGACGCCATTCTCCTGGCTCGAGGGCTACGCGAACATCCGCACGTACGCGAACTCCAATGATCAGGGGCGCCCCACCCTCCTCCAGGTGCTCGGTGACACGACCTTCGGTGTGAAGGCATTCACCCCGCCCAAGATCGGCAAGCTGTTCACCTTCGGCGGCGAGATTCAGCTCATGTTGCTCAACGGGACGGGCTCCGTGGGGCTCGCTGGTGGTGGGACCAGCGCGGCATTCCGTGGGCTCGCCACGATGGATTTGCGCAAGCCCCACGGCAAAGGGTTCCCCCTGCGGACCCACTTGAACCTGGGCTACAAGCTCGACAACTCGGGCAAGCTGGTCGAAGACGTCGAGATTCAGCGGGCCCAAGCGTTCACGGATGGTCGCACCCGTCAACCGATCAGCCGCATCGAACGCTTCGGTCTGGGTATCAACAAGGTCGATTTCTTCCAGATTTCGCTCGGGGCCGAGCTGCCCTTCCGATGGGTGCAGCCCTATCTCGAGTACTCGGTCGATGTGCCCGTCAACCGGCAGGGATACGAGTGTCACACCGGCCGTGTGTCGCGTGGCGATGTCTGCCTCGGTCTCGACGACTTCAGCTCGTCCGATCCTGTGAATCAGGGAGGCCCAGGATACGCGGCCGTGCCTTCGCGTCTGTCGCTCGGCGCACGCGTGACGCCGTTCAGCAAAGCGTTCCGTGGGCTGTCTGCGCAGCTCGGCCTCGACATCGGGCTATCGGCGACCAGCACCTTCATCGAGGAGGTAGCTCCTCAGGCGCCGTGGACGCTGTATTTCGGGCTGGGCTACGCCTATGACACCCGGGAGAAAAAGCCGCCGCCGCCTCCGGCGCCGCCGCCGCCGCCGCCTCCTCAGGTGCAGGTGGTCCCGGCTCCGCAGACGTTCGTCCGTGGCCTCGTCCACGAGCAGAACAAGCCTGAAATCGTCGTCGCCGACGCCATCGTGAGCTTCGAGGGAGGCTCCCAGGCGCCGGTCGCAACGGGTCCCGACGGTCGCTTCGTCACGCGGCACCTCGAACCCGGAACCTACACGTTCAGCATCAAGGCACCCGGCTTCAAGCCGGGGACGTGCTCGGCGACGGTAACGAGCAGCAGCGCGGACGCCCCCTCGGGACAGCCGCAGCCCTTCGGGCAGCCACAACCCTTTGGTCAGCCGCAGCCTTTCGGGCAGCCGCAACCCTTTGGACAGCCGCAGCAGTTCGGACAGCCGCAGCCGCAGCCCTTCGGACAGCCGCAGCCCTTCGGACAGCCGCAGCAGTTCGGACAGCCGCAGCCGCAGCCCTTCGGACAGCCGCAACCCTTTGGACAGCCGCAGCAGTTCGGGCAGCCGCAACCCTTTGGACAGCCGCAGCAGTTCGGGCAGCCGCAGCCCTTTGGTCAGCCGCAGCAGTTCGGACAGCCGCAGCCCTTTGGACAGCCACAGCAGTTCGGGCAACCCAACGCGCCAGGCGTTCCCGCGCCGGGGCAAGGCTCATCCCAAGGGCCATCTTATGTGGAGATCGCCTGCGCGCTGGAAGCGGAGCCCAAAGTAGGAACATTGCTCGGCACCGTCAAAGACGCTGAGAGCGGCGACATCGTGGCAGGAGCCGTGGTGCGCATCACGGACGCAAGCGGCAAAGAGCAGTCCGTGACCGCGGATGCGAGCGGGAACTTCCAGATGAAGGATCTGCCCCCGGGACAGCTCTCGATGAAGGTCGAGGCGCAGGGTTACATGAACCATGTCGACCAGGCAGACATCCGGGCCTCGGAGGACACCCGCGCGACGGTGTCCGTCAACAAGCGACCCAAGCGCGGACTGGTCAATCTGCTCGGCAACGAACTGAGGATCTCGAAGCAGATCCACTTCGAGACGGACTCGGCAAAGATCCTCGGCGACTCCAACGCGCTGCTCGAAGAGATCGCTGACGTGCTCCAGCGCAATCCGAACATCCGCAAGGTGGAGATCCAGGGGCATACGGACAACACAGGCGGCCGGGAGCACAACCAGAAGCTCAGCGACTCACGAGCAAGCTCCGTACGGACGTGGCTGGTCAAGGCGGGAGTCGACGGGAACCGGCTCACCTCGAAGGGATACGGACAGGACAGGCCCATCGCGCCCAACGTGACTCCCGCCAACAAAGCGAAGAACCGCCGCGTGCAGTTCATCATCACCGAGAAGAATTGA
- the aat gene encoding leucyl/phenylalanyl-tRNA--protein transferase encodes MRIPVLTPAIAFPSPERATPEGIVAVGGDASPERLLAAYHMGIFPWPHEGLPLLWFCPDPRFVLVPTEAHLPRSLRKRARRGTYEVTTDTAFSEVMRSCSETPRPGQEGTWITDELLAGYARLHAQGYAHSIECWHEGRLVGGLYGLSLGGMFFGESMFARAPDASKVAFATLLGNLVHWGFDLVDCQAYTTHLERFGAVEWPRRRFLRTLRACLERPTRPGPWRFDLSPAEAVDLLRRDELASGG; translated from the coding sequence ATGCGCATCCCGGTGCTCACTCCCGCGATTGCATTTCCTTCGCCAGAACGCGCCACGCCGGAAGGGATCGTGGCCGTGGGTGGAGACGCGTCCCCTGAGCGCCTGCTCGCCGCGTATCACATGGGCATTTTCCCATGGCCCCATGAAGGCCTCCCGCTTCTCTGGTTCTGCCCAGATCCCCGGTTCGTCCTCGTCCCGACCGAAGCGCACCTACCCCGCTCGCTGCGCAAACGAGCTCGCCGAGGGACATACGAGGTGACGACCGACACGGCCTTCTCCGAGGTGATGCGCAGCTGCAGTGAGACTCCTCGGCCCGGTCAAGAAGGAACCTGGATCACGGACGAGCTCCTCGCGGGGTATGCGCGGCTGCACGCGCAAGGCTACGCACACAGCATCGAGTGCTGGCACGAAGGGCGGCTCGTGGGGGGGCTGTACGGGCTCTCTCTCGGAGGCATGTTCTTCGGCGAGTCGATGTTCGCCCGCGCCCCAGATGCCTCCAAGGTCGCGTTCGCGACGCTGCTCGGCAACCTGGTCCACTGGGGTTTCGATCTCGTCGACTGCCAGGCCTACACGACGCATCTGGAGCGATTTGGTGCCGTGGAGTGGCCACGCCGCAGGTTTCTGCGAACTCTGCGTGCATGCCTCGAGCGGCCAACTCGACCGGGGCCTTGGCGATTCGATCTCTCGCCAGCTGAAGCCGTTGATCTCCTGCGCCGAGATGAGCTGGCCAGCGGAGGATGA
- the nusA gene encoding transcription termination factor NusA — MATMAAAPSSDTSLGGILEQVAKEKGIDKKILVETIEAAILKAAQSVFGPSRELEARFNDESGQVDLFQYMTVVETVSDPEREIALPDVERLKLEAAMGEELGFQVFWRPEDAEKAREQDKEYGDILKLKHGRTTFGRIAAQTAKQVLLQRVRDAERDLIYNEYKDRKGELIRGIVRRFEKGNNIIVDLGRTEGILPFREQTPRETYRPGDRIVAYVKDIDREARGPQIILSRADPRLVEKLFEAEVPEIYEGIVRIVSVAREPGARSKIAVTSRDADVDPVGACVGMKGSRVQAVVQELRGEKIDIVPYDRDPARYVIAAIQPAEVHKVIVDEADGRMELVVPDEKLSLAIGRKGQNVRLAAQLTNWKLDIISESKFKQMEEEAISALQQIDGVNEQIAKSMYRLGFRALEEVSEATTEELAAIPGLGGSDVADRIKTQAETTMERLRQERIRAASQRSEALTDRERLMFIRGVGERTVTLLEEAGYRSVEDLLREDEDRLAIRTGLGIKKARAIKQGARDFVESEQKVLDAARAEARQRAAAAKQA, encoded by the coding sequence ATGGCAACGATGGCAGCGGCGCCGTCCTCGGACACGAGCCTGGGCGGCATCCTCGAGCAGGTCGCAAAAGAGAAGGGGATCGATAAGAAGATCCTCGTCGAGACGATCGAAGCGGCGATTCTGAAGGCGGCTCAGAGCGTCTTCGGGCCAAGCCGCGAACTCGAGGCGCGCTTCAACGACGAGAGCGGGCAAGTCGACCTCTTTCAGTACATGACGGTGGTCGAGACTGTCTCGGATCCAGAGCGCGAGATTGCCTTGCCAGACGTCGAGCGGCTGAAGCTCGAGGCTGCGATGGGCGAGGAGCTGGGATTCCAGGTCTTCTGGCGCCCGGAGGACGCTGAGAAGGCGCGCGAGCAGGACAAAGAGTACGGGGACATCCTGAAGCTCAAGCACGGCCGGACCACGTTCGGACGTATCGCCGCTCAGACGGCGAAGCAGGTGCTCCTGCAACGTGTGCGTGACGCCGAGCGCGACCTCATCTACAACGAGTACAAGGATCGCAAGGGCGAGCTCATTCGCGGGATCGTCCGCCGCTTCGAGAAGGGGAACAACATCATCGTCGACCTCGGCCGCACCGAGGGGATCCTCCCCTTCCGAGAGCAGACTCCGCGCGAGACGTACCGTCCCGGCGATCGCATCGTGGCCTACGTCAAGGACATCGATCGCGAGGCCCGTGGGCCCCAGATCATTCTGTCGCGTGCCGATCCTCGTCTGGTCGAGAAGCTGTTCGAGGCTGAGGTGCCCGAGATCTACGAGGGCATCGTGCGCATCGTCTCGGTGGCACGAGAGCCTGGGGCGCGCTCGAAGATCGCGGTCACCAGCCGTGATGCAGATGTCGATCCGGTCGGCGCATGCGTGGGCATGAAGGGGTCGCGCGTGCAGGCCGTCGTGCAGGAGCTGCGTGGGGAGAAAATTGATATCGTTCCCTACGATCGGGATCCGGCGCGCTACGTCATCGCGGCCATCCAGCCTGCCGAGGTGCACAAGGTCATCGTCGATGAGGCAGACGGGCGCATGGAGCTCGTCGTCCCGGATGAGAAGCTGTCCCTGGCCATCGGGCGAAAAGGGCAGAACGTGCGGCTCGCAGCACAGCTCACGAACTGGAAGCTGGACATCATCAGCGAGTCGAAGTTCAAGCAGATGGAGGAGGAGGCGATCTCTGCCCTCCAGCAGATCGACGGCGTGAACGAGCAGATCGCCAAGTCCATGTACCGGCTCGGCTTCCGCGCACTGGAAGAAGTGAGTGAGGCCACGACCGAAGAACTCGCCGCCATTCCCGGGCTGGGCGGCTCCGATGTCGCGGATCGGATCAAGACGCAGGCGGAGACGACGATGGAGCGTCTCCGGCAAGAGCGAATCCGTGCCGCTTCGCAGCGGTCCGAGGCGCTCACGGATCGCGAGCGTCTCATGTTCATCCGCGGCGTGGGTGAGCGGACCGTGACGCTGCTGGAAGAAGCAGGGTACCGCTCGGTCGAGGATCTTCTTCGTGAAGACGAGGATCGGCTGGCGATCCGCACGGGGCTCGGAATCAAGAAGGCGCGCGCCATCAAGCAAGGCGCGCGTGATTTCGTAGAGAGCGAGCAGAAGGTGCTCGACGCAGCGCGGGCCGAGGCACGTCAACGTGCCGCCGCTGCCAAGCAGGCCTAG
- a CDS encoding DUF503 domain-containing protein yields the protein MFVGILRLRLAVVGARSLKDKRRVVKSMKERAQAKFRVSVAEVGQLDDPRHATLGVAVVSNEAAQCDRVLADVAAMASTLPDAVLADRATEIIALGDGGSGVQGGIEQALGSPLDAHDDEEDA from the coding sequence ATGTTCGTAGGTATCCTGAGGCTCCGTCTGGCCGTCGTCGGAGCTCGTTCCCTCAAGGACAAGCGCCGCGTGGTGAAGTCCATGAAGGAGCGAGCTCAGGCCAAGTTTCGGGTGTCCGTGGCCGAGGTCGGCCAGCTCGATGATCCTCGACACGCCACGCTGGGCGTCGCCGTGGTGTCGAACGAAGCGGCACAGTGTGACCGCGTGCTGGCGGACGTGGCGGCCATGGCGTCGACTCTTCCCGATGCGGTCCTGGCTGACCGCGCCACGGAGATCATCGCGCTGGGTGATGGTGGCTCAGGAGTGCAGGGGGGGATCGAGCAAGCGCTCGGATCCCCCCTGGATGCTCATGATGATGAGGAGGATGCTTGA
- the rbfA gene encoding 30S ribosome-binding factor RbfA, producing MKDGGKRTGRVGEALRAELAREIRALNDPRVLGVIVSRVEIDPDLARAKIYVRHDLGVAEPSARREILRGLAAASGRLRRDVARRLTLRSMPELHFHYDEALDEQRRIEEILHEIKSEEAQRKPGGSSGAPQS from the coding sequence TTGAAGGACGGCGGTAAGCGCACTGGCAGGGTGGGGGAGGCGCTCCGGGCCGAGCTGGCGAGGGAGATCCGGGCCCTCAACGATCCTCGCGTGCTGGGTGTGATCGTCAGCCGCGTGGAGATCGATCCGGATCTTGCGCGAGCAAAGATCTACGTGCGCCACGATCTGGGGGTGGCCGAGCCGTCCGCGCGGCGGGAGATCCTGAGGGGCCTCGCAGCCGCCTCGGGGCGTCTTCGGAGAGACGTCGCCCGCAGGCTGACGTTGAGGTCCATGCCAGAACTCCACTTCCACTACGACGAGGCTCTGGACGAGCAGCGTCGGATCGAAGAGATCCTGCACGAGATCAAGAGTGAGGAAGCGCAGAGGAAGCCGGGAGGCAGCTCGGGCGCTCCTCAGTCCTGA
- the infB gene encoding translation initiation factor IF-2, whose product MASHKKVIKIEEQVTLQQLAAKMSLKATDVLMKLLSMGMTGVNINSTLDADTAKILASEFGWTVEDVAVSEEQSLTAATEVSGESEEGSEARPAIVTVMGHVDHGKTSLLDRIRKASVADGEAGGITQHIGAYRVETPRGTVAFLDTPGHEAFTAMRARGASVTDIVILVVAADDGVMPQTREAISHAQAGKVPIVVAVNKIDKPAADAEKIMRDLSSLGLQPEEWGGETQFVHVSAKTGQGIDRLLESVQLVAEIQELKANPKKRASGTVIEALLDRGRGPVARIMVQDGTLRTGDVLLAGSAWGKVRALTDEMGRSVAEAGPSTPVEVLGLNEVPSAGDPVHSVKDGKTAEEIAETRRKKAKTLIPQDSRVSLEALTRNLQEADQLELKLIIKGDVQGSVEAVTHAVSKLSNEKVKVTIVNAGVGGITEGDVNLAVASKAIIVGFNVRSAGKAGQLAESEGIEIRLYNIIYNAVDDIKSAMEGLLPATKVEKQLGRAEVRQVFKITKVGIVAGCMVVQGTMKRTGEARLVRDNVVIWTGRLSGLRRFKEDAKEVEQGFECGISLDGYSDVKERDIVESFEIEEIKTKLF is encoded by the coding sequence ATGGCCTCCCACAAGAAGGTCATCAAGATCGAGGAACAGGTCACCCTGCAGCAGCTCGCCGCGAAGATGAGCCTGAAGGCGACCGACGTGTTGATGAAGCTCCTCTCCATGGGGATGACCGGAGTCAACATCAACAGCACGCTCGATGCAGACACCGCGAAGATCCTCGCCAGCGAGTTCGGCTGGACGGTGGAGGACGTCGCCGTCAGCGAGGAGCAGAGCCTCACGGCCGCCACCGAGGTGAGCGGCGAGTCCGAGGAGGGAAGCGAGGCTCGTCCGGCGATCGTGACCGTGATGGGTCACGTCGATCACGGCAAGACCTCGCTCCTCGACAGGATCCGGAAGGCGAGCGTGGCGGACGGTGAGGCTGGTGGGATCACCCAGCACATCGGCGCTTACCGGGTGGAGACGCCGCGAGGAACCGTGGCCTTCCTGGATACACCAGGCCATGAGGCCTTCACGGCCATGCGCGCGCGTGGCGCTTCGGTCACGGACATCGTGATCCTCGTGGTCGCCGCGGACGATGGCGTGATGCCGCAGACGCGCGAGGCGATCTCGCATGCACAAGCGGGCAAGGTGCCGATCGTCGTTGCGGTGAACAAGATCGACAAGCCGGCCGCCGATGCGGAGAAGATCATGCGTGATCTCTCTTCCCTCGGGTTGCAGCCCGAGGAGTGGGGCGGCGAGACGCAGTTCGTTCATGTCTCCGCGAAGACGGGGCAGGGCATCGATCGGCTTCTCGAGTCGGTCCAGCTCGTCGCCGAGATCCAGGAGCTCAAGGCGAACCCGAAGAAGCGCGCGAGCGGTACGGTCATCGAGGCGCTGCTCGATCGAGGCCGCGGCCCGGTGGCGCGTATCATGGTGCAGGACGGCACGCTGCGTACGGGTGACGTCCTTCTCGCTGGCAGCGCCTGGGGTAAGGTCCGCGCGCTCACCGACGAGATGGGCCGTTCCGTTGCCGAGGCTGGACCTTCGACGCCCGTCGAGGTGCTCGGTCTGAACGAGGTCCCCAGCGCTGGGGATCCCGTGCACTCGGTCAAGGACGGCAAGACCGCCGAGGAGATCGCCGAGACGCGCCGGAAGAAGGCAAAGACGCTGATCCCGCAGGATTCGCGTGTCTCGCTCGAGGCGCTCACCAGGAACCTGCAGGAAGCCGATCAGCTGGAACTCAAGTTGATCATCAAGGGCGACGTTCAGGGCTCCGTCGAGGCAGTCACCCACGCCGTCAGCAAGCTGTCGAACGAGAAGGTCAAGGTGACCATCGTCAACGCGGGCGTCGGTGGCATCACCGAAGGCGACGTCAATCTCGCCGTCGCGTCGAAGGCCATCATCGTGGGCTTCAACGTTCGATCCGCCGGGAAGGCGGGGCAGCTCGCGGAGAGCGAGGGCATCGAGATCCGCCTTTACAACATCATCTACAACGCTGTGGATGACATCAAGAGCGCGATGGAAGGCCTGCTCCCCGCCACCAAGGTGGAGAAGCAGCTCGGTCGCGCGGAGGTCCGCCAGGTCTTCAAGATCACCAAGGTGGGCATCGTTGCTGGCTGCATGGTCGTGCAAGGCACCATGAAGCGCACTGGCGAGGCGCGGCTCGTTCGAGACAACGTGGTGATCTGGACGGGACGGCTCTCGGGTCTCCGCCGCTTCAAGGAAGACGCGAAGGAAGTCGAGCAGGGATTCGAGTGCGGCATCTCGCTCGACGGATACAGCGACGTCAAAGAGCGCGACATCGTCGAGAGCTTCGAGATCGAGGAGATCAAGACCAAGCTCTTCTAA
- the egtB gene encoding ergothioneine biosynthesis protein EgtB, translating to MAARYEAIRAFTESLCVTLQPEDYVVQSMPDASPVKWHLAHTSWFFETFVLEPAARARRAPFTSFHPRYGYLFNSYYVSVGARHERPQRGMLTRPSVEEVYEYRRHVDAAMRTLWGELADGAHADLIATIEVGLHHEQQHQELLLTDVKHLFAQNPLRPALRTGASPARGISGPELRPTDFSPFEEGLRSVGHGGGGFAFDNESPRHRTFVEAFALADRPMTNGEYLSFMAAGGYRRPELWLSEGWDAVQKQGWEAPLYWEREGDHWQVFTLHGLREIAPSEPVCHVSFYEADACARWAGARLPTEMEWEVAAESALVQGNFAESGWLNPRPTQVDEPARGPRAMFGDVWEWTASAYLPYPGYQAWAGSLGEYNGKFMSGQMVLRGGSCFTPASHMRTTYRNFFPPSARWQASGIRLAR from the coding sequence ATGGCAGCGCGGTACGAAGCGATTCGTGCCTTCACCGAGTCGCTCTGTGTGACGCTGCAACCCGAAGACTATGTCGTGCAATCCATGCCCGACGCGAGTCCAGTGAAGTGGCACCTCGCCCACACGAGCTGGTTCTTCGAGACCTTCGTCCTCGAGCCTGCGGCACGCGCTCGACGCGCTCCCTTCACGTCGTTCCATCCACGCTACGGCTACCTGTTCAACTCGTACTATGTGAGCGTGGGAGCTCGTCACGAGCGTCCGCAACGAGGGATGCTGACCAGGCCTTCGGTGGAGGAAGTGTACGAGTATCGACGGCATGTCGATGCCGCCATGCGGACCCTGTGGGGTGAACTCGCCGACGGCGCGCATGCGGATCTCATCGCCACCATCGAAGTGGGACTCCATCACGAACAGCAGCATCAAGAGCTCCTGCTGACCGATGTGAAGCATCTGTTCGCCCAGAATCCCCTGAGGCCAGCGCTGCGGACCGGGGCGTCACCCGCTCGAGGCATTTCGGGCCCGGAGCTACGGCCGACGGACTTCTCGCCTTTCGAAGAGGGGCTTCGGTCGGTGGGGCACGGAGGCGGGGGCTTCGCCTTCGACAACGAGTCACCACGGCACCGCACCTTCGTCGAAGCCTTCGCGCTGGCGGACCGGCCGATGACGAACGGGGAATACCTCTCCTTCATGGCGGCGGGTGGCTACCGGCGCCCCGAGCTGTGGTTGTCCGAAGGGTGGGACGCCGTCCAGAAGCAAGGGTGGGAGGCGCCGCTGTACTGGGAGCGAGAGGGAGATCACTGGCAGGTGTTCACGCTGCACGGGCTGAGGGAGATCGCTCCTTCCGAGCCGGTCTGTCATGTGAGTTTCTACGAGGCAGACGCTTGTGCGCGGTGGGCAGGCGCGCGCCTCCCCACGGAGATGGAGTGGGAGGTGGCCGCGGAGAGCGCGCTCGTTCAGGGAAATTTCGCCGAGAGTGGGTGGCTGAATCCTCGACCCACCCAGGTCGATGAGCCTGCCAGAGGGCCACGCGCGATGTTCGGTGACGTCTGGGAGTGGACCGCCAGCGCTTACCTTCCTTATCCGGGCTACCAGGCCTGGGCGGGCTCCCTCGGGGAGTACAACGGGAAGTTCATGAGCGGGCAGATGGTGCTGCGCGGTGGCTCTTGCTTCACGCCGGCGTCCCATATGCGCACCACGTACCGGAACTTCTTCCCGCCGTCGGCACGCTGGCAGGCAAGCGGGATCCGGCTTGCGCGCTGA